The following is a genomic window from Melitaea cinxia chromosome 7, ilMelCinx1.1, whole genome shotgun sequence.
GCAAAGTCGTCACACGACATAAAATTAACTTCAAATATTCACCAATCACCACGTTTCAAACTTCACAGTACCTCactaatatatattgtatttgtttaatttcgttttaaaaatattaaaatatgagaGATATAGAAACATTAATGTACCTACCCTAATTATTTGACTTTCTAAATCCTACTAAATATTATAGAACATTGTTGTTATTGTAAGGTTGGAGGAAAATGGTTACCTACTCGTATTAtagtgttaataaatataaaatgtaatattttcaaattgttttaaatttgcttTGTTAATTACGTCACGTATATTGTAAGTACATATGTTTTAGTACAATAGTATTAAGGTGCACGAAAAGACATTAGTGagatatataggtacctacctTAATAACTCGTAAGCTTTTTTTAACTCTTTAATAAAAACTGTACCTACATCTAAACTAGCTTTACTAATATGTTTcgatttaatttgaattaatatgTACATTGCATGTAatgacatatttaaaatatttatgtcttCAGTATTCATTAGTTTTAATGACTTCTATTTATGTACAAATTAATGTGAaactgatattaaatatttgagtattctttattaaaaatatgttacctTATCGTTagtgaatatacataaattataattaaaatattttgtaattgattCGTtgatagataaattaaaatcaaaaatcaaaattatataaaagttacacatttttaaaacatttcttaTAGGTTAAgttcaattataattatgaaaaaaatatttttagtctgCAGAGCAAGAaacaaatgaaatgaaatgaaaaaatatatctttttagaTATTGTTCATAAACAATATACGAATCGTcgtttatttatgatatttaaagtttttaagtcAATGTCACCATAGAtatacttataagaaattttaggaataatacatatataattatttctacTGTTGTACGAGATGAATCGTACCGTTGACTTTAcattagataataaaatatatcatttagtACCTGGTTTATGTTTTTGTAAGTACATTAGTGTatgttaaattttcttattattataataatcggtAACTACCTACTTAgtatgataaaataaacaaattaaattgcaATTTACGCATCGCcttgtgtatataaataaagacgAGATGACAATTGTATGTTGCattgtaaatagttttaatataaaatagtatttatgattacaattttcgaagtaaataaaacacaatttcgGACTAAACATTTGTATTCAATTTTTCCTCCCTGATAGAAATTCCTTGCACTCGTTAGACAAATTAAATGAGTAATTTGATAGAATAATAGGTATCACCGTATTTCGAGATATTAAAAATGTGCTCCAAACGCCACGcacgtaataattattactttaagtttttaaattgcaTTGATGCATTTAAACAAAACTAATACGCTTTCTGAATATTTTCAGAAagcgttttaaattaatttttatggaCACTTATTGCCATaacatcaaatttttatttatttatagcccTTTAGGTACTCAAAAATTCTGTTTTAATactgtttgtttaaaaatcccCCCAAAACACTACGATATGTCATCCGAGAGCGCGTGACGTCATCTGTACCTCTAAAACAATGGACGCTAAGCCCACAACGCCATCGATCTGGACCGGtaaaattgccgttccactaacgtaaaaaacgcCGCGAGCGTTGTGGGCGAATTTTATAAATGGAACGCACATTTGGGAGCTGATAAAGTGTCAGCAGCTGTatgctcgcaatatggcggcatggtgaaaacatgaTGTAGGCGATGCGGACGCTTAGTGGAACGCGGCCAGTGCTTGATGCTGGGGCATTCCACGCGAAGCGGACAACATGGATTCCCAGGAATTGATGTTTACACTGGTGCatgtagtaaaataaatgaatattattttcttatgcaATTAAATCGATAAGTAAAAGCGATTTTCAAATTTCGCATTCAACCTGAAACATCCCACTGtcgggtataggcctctttttccatgtataaggattgaagcttaatattttattattatttagcttattattaaaaatcgatGATTAGAAAAAAGTTGCCTGTTTTAAAAATCGAGTATATTAACATATCTAAATAATGCTTAGTCCGAGATGTAAATTGACCTTTGAGATTAAAAGCGCGGGAAACGTCGAAAGAGCGGGAGTgtttttttgcaatttaaaatttgaaaatatcttTTATGGTTCAGATAGGTGTAAAGtagtgtaaatatttgttatttaagttctttttagtttatattttgtatttagtgtaaatatttctttgtgtggtaagtttttaattcatttattttgtttcctcCATGAGAGACGATCCTCCCGATCCTGGGGGCACAGTTCCACAAGTATCTCATTATGTAACTATTGAGCATTGTGAATCTTTTATGGATACGGATGTTAGTTCTGTGAATAATGCAAAGGTACCGAGAAAGCGCACAAATGCTCTAAGAATTTGTAAACATTGCAATAAGAAAAGAAAGCGTCATGGCAAGGTTATTAAGTAGAACGAATGTTCTTGTTTAAATGATGACAATAATTGTGATCTTTCCCTACATATCACAATGACCACTAGTGGTCAAGGTGATATGTCTGCTAATAAAGTCCCAACTACTACAACTCATCTTTACCAAGCCTCAGATATTGGACCATATGTAGTCCGTATACAAAAGAACAATTGTCTCCAGATGAAAATGTCACACTTCACCCTGTCTCTTTTAATCGttgtcttaaaaataatttatttaaaaatattctaaatggAAGTTTGAAGACAATTTGCAGAAATAGGCTCTCTCTTACATTTACAAATTTTTCAGATGCTAATAACTTTACCAGCAATACTAAGCTTTCGAGTAACAGATTCAAACCCTTTATTCCATCATTTAATGTCTCTAGAATAGGTATTATAAGAGGGATTCCCACAGAATGGTCTACAGAAGAGGCAATCCAGAATGTTTCTGCTCCTCCAGGTTGTGGAAGTGTTTTAAAAGCAAGGCGACTAAGAAAGAAaacatttattgataataaagCCAGTTTTATTGATACGGAAACAATTGTCCTGACTTTCGATGGCCAAATTCTTCCTAAAAGAATTTtcatatgttttaattattttcctgTAGACTTATATATTTACCCTACTatacaatgttttaaatgttgTCGATATGGATATGTCAAAAATATGTGTAGACACGGACATAGCCAGGGGGTGGTTTTGGGGGTTCACCGGGGGAAACCGAAAGAAACTAATCGATAATGGATCGATGATCGATGAGGCATCGTGCTCAGATCACAGATGGATACGCTTCGATGTGCAGATAAATACAGTTCCAGCAATCCCTAGGCGTAACCCATGCAAAACCGACCGCGTGCATtacagtttattaaaaaattaagtttcttCCTGAAATATCTGTTTTTACAGGGGAATGTTTTGGTATCCTCAAAGCATTAGAATACATTTTGTCAATGAAATTAGAAAAACCCCTTATATTCTAAAAGCGTTTTAATGGCGATTCAAAGATATCCATTTCAATCTAAACCCATGTATcctgtaatatttaatattagaactGCTTTACATAAATGTGTTTTAAGAGGATATGTCGTGATGTTTGACTGGATTCCAGGACACGCGGATATTGTTGGTAATGTTCTAGCTGATCGTCTAGCTAATGAGGCTTTGGTGTGCGGTGACATTCATCCTTACATTAATTACTGCCATGATTTGACTACGCTGCCTAGGCTCTATCTCAAGGAAACTTGGGATGAAGCTTGGGAAAATAGTGGAAGGATCAAGGGGACTTTTTTTAAGTCTTTACAACCTAATATTCCTAGTAAGCCATGGTTTTCATCTCTAAAGTTTGGTAAACGTTACTTCATCAATAATTATTCGAATGAGATTGGGTCATGTATGCACACCTGTACATTTGGCCaggtttaatataatttattcagaTTTATCTGCTTGTGGGGATGTGGGTGATCTTAATCATATTTTCTTTACCTGCCCTTTGAATAGTTTTTCCTTTTATAATCATCTGGTCTCCATCCGTGTACCATTTCCTGCTATCAAATCTCTTCTTTCATGTTCTAatcctgcaggcctagcatgcgcgccacgacaaaattttgtctaccccttttctcgtattatctctctatgtctacagtagctaacatgcgtgcacgcgatactcttctcgttacgtcaagaagagataatcattaaattttagtgatctgtgatatttatctctacggaagctaacatgacatcgtaattttgtcgaattttgtcgttttaggaagagaaacttctcgtcttcaatattatcgacgagaaagacgataaataaaaaataaataaaaccgggtgcctattttttgtataccatggcgtttccctattataattatataatttcggtatacgaagagcgggagaagacaagacaacattcagaataaaaaacaaaacaaaattatattaaaaaaatcaataactaaaaataaaattaaatagaataaaagtaaaatcaataatcaaaaaaaaaaaaaaattcaaaaattcaaaaaattttaaaaattaaaaaaaaaaaaaacaatgcgtgatagaattacaattatctaatgtgcgacaagatataaagcacaacacgagcatattgttttacatatataattaattcattcattacacatataaaattcatttacttacgccgttttattttccatattagattttttaaattagatatacactttttatcttagccaaaaggccgagaacattgttaaataaaacatgtgtcactcgtttgaaattggtcaataaccttgtaaattcaactttacgacataagaaataagaatgatattcagttgtgattatggtcaGAGCTGGGCACCGTTAATCAAATGGTTAGCTTCGTTAATCGCTATTCCgctaatacaaaaattagtttCGTTAAACGTTAAAACGCTACATTTTAGAAGATTTAACGTAAGTTAAAGTTAATCGTTAATCGTTAACATATGACtaaaaaagcattatattaTTTGCTGATTATTTAATACCATTCATATCATACAGTGCAGTTTTCCCGCTCGCACGCGCCACACCTAAGCTATATTTGTTTCACTCACACCGCGGCACGCGTTCCGCGCTGCAAGTGCCGGCGCGCTCGACCAAACTTGTCGAAACCTGTTTTTCCCGCCGCGCGCGGTGCGTACTTCCATTGGGTTAACTGTTAACGCGTCCGTTAACCATTTTATAAGTTAGCTTAAAAGTTAATCCGTTACTCGAAGTGTTAACTTCGTTAATTAACTGTTAACGGATTAACGAGTTAATGCCCAGCtctgattatggttgataatgtttctctactcgacaaggcgaagtcttcggaagagaattttgtctctcgtagtgcgcatgttagggtaatcgagaaaatactcgatgtagacattatctctctctctcgtcaagagatatctcgttgtatgcatgctaggccggctgataTATATACAGCTTTATCTATTTtcctgttaaataataatttgaaattataaatcgTTATACTTATCCTATCATAGTAATCCTACCTGATCCTTTTCCAAATCCATGAGTAATGTCCTTTTAAATCGTGATAAACATTTCCCTGCTTTTGTTAGTGGCATATGCGCAAACCGCGTGATgccaaatatatttaaaaaaaaaataaaaaataataatgcaaaGTGACATTGACAATTTCACATTCAGTATAATTCAGCATGAATTCAGCTTTTCATCTTCTTTATTACtatcgaaatttaaatttttatatctgtatatatatataattacacgTTTTAATAATGAAACAGCGTCGAACAAACTAATTTCAAGCAAGACACCTGTAATATGCTAAAACTGGAGTgcatattatgaataaaatggTCTTTTTTAATCTTTGGTCTGTGCTGCAGTGGTATCTGAGACCTTTTATAAAATGgtttttaagaaaaacaacACGGCTATGCGAGCTTCAGAGAATATGCTATGGAGATAAGGCTGGAGCCGAAAGAACCTGCAATATTGAAAAATCATTGATGTTGTCGAGAACTCAAGATGTTAAGGATGTTGTTTCATTTTTAGACTTAGTAGTTAAGGAGCGAAGGTTTCATTCGTCAAATTTTCACGAAATACTCGATCCatcaataaacataattttaagagTTAAAAAGATAAACCCAAAACTTCATGATGTTTTTGTGCCTTCATTTAGGAAAAGCTTACAACAAATTTGGAGTTACCGACAATTAATCGACGAAATAGAAGATCTTCGTCGAACACAATTTGATAGTAACAATATTGAACATGaagaaaaattattgaaattgtgGGATTTATTAGTTCCCAACAATCCTTTAGAAGCTCGAGTGACAAAAGAGTGGCAATACATTGGATTTCAGGTatttcataacatttaaaaccataaggtatgaaaattatttatttatgtttaaatatttaatacaaatttttcttttaggGTGATGACCCGAAAACTGATTTCCGTGGAATGGGACTTTTAGGATTAGAAAATTTACTCTTTTTTGCTTCTGAATACCCTGAAGTATCGAGCCATGTACTGAGTCATTCAAGGCATCCAAAATATGGGTACACTTTTGCTATAGTGGGCATAAACTTAACATCAATGGCTTATTATCTTCTTAAGGATGGATCTGCAAAAACATACATGTTTAATGCCAAGCAGTATTTGCCCagtgtaaatttatttcataaattttactgTTATCTCTTCTATGAATTTGACAAACTGTGGATAGAATCTAAGCCTGAAAATATAATGGAGTTTTcagttattttcaaaaaatttgagAATGCCATTCAAACTGAATTAGCTGATCCAGCATCTGTGTTCAGAATAAACATTGAAGTGGATACTGTTTAATAATTGAAACtagtcattatttttatttaatagaccAATCTATGAGCACATACATGTGTtagtgtgtatatgttatatacaatttagtaaatacaatttttaataatttagataaGTATAACTGAGCACATTTGACtcaaaatttattgtattacataacatattttGTACAATCCATATAGACAATAGCTAAGGTGGTTTGCAAATATTGGTAGTTGTCATACTTCCCTTTGTTCATGAGttctaactataatatataattattataatataaggaAATAGAGATCTcaagcaattttttttcctCGTTTCTTTTTATATGGTAACTAACTGACCCAAATGTTGTTTTGtcatcagtcagttcagcctattgcagtccactgctggacataggcctcccatagttcacgccagacatcccagttctctgcaatcctcatccagcctaaaccagcaatcttatgtagatcgt
Proteins encoded in this region:
- the LOC123655362 gene encoding ELMO domain-containing protein 2, whose product is MVFFNLWSVLQWYLRPFIKWFLRKTTRLCELQRICYGDKAGAERTCNIEKSLMLSRTQDVKDVVSFLDLVVKERRFHSSNFHEILDPSINIILRVKKINPKLHDVFVPSFRKSLQQIWSYRQLIDEIEDLRRTQFDSNNIEHEEKLLKLWDLLVPNNPLEARVTKEWQYIGFQGDDPKTDFRGMGLLGLENLLFFASEYPEVSSHVLSHSRHPKYGYTFAIVGINLTSMAYYLLKDGSAKTYMFNAKQYLPSVNLFHKFYCYLFYEFDKLWIESKPENIMEFSVIFKKFENAIQTELADPASVFRINIEVDTV